The Osmia lignaria lignaria isolate PbOS001 chromosome 1, iyOsmLign1, whole genome shotgun sequence nucleotide sequence ACCTTAAAGGAAAAATTAAGTATATTAATAGATCAAAACCCAAGGGAAACAACCAAAAATCACATGACTACAGCTATTCTAATATATAACCAAAGTATTCACTCCTCAACAAATTATGCCCCATTCACTCTCTTATACGGTCCCTATAAAGAATTACATAAACACATTATAGATCCCGATAGTGATACCattgaaaaatataacgaaattagaaaaaaggaaattttaccGTTCTATGAAAAATTATACCAAAAACAACTACAGAAGCAACATCTACCTAATAATTCGGATGAAACGTTGGAAAGTAGGGAAATGTTCGTTAAAACGCATCAGCAACAACGCGATAAAACTGCTCCCCGTTATCAAAGGTTACTTGTAGAGAAACAACAAGGCCCCTCATTAGACTGCCATATACACGGACAGCAACGCCGCTATAACTTAAGAGATGCCAAAAGATTAAGAAAAGTCTCTTCATTTTTAcaggatgaaaataatattgacCCTGACGATCTCAATTATACTCGTGAAGAGTATCCAAATTAATCCAAACGCAACGCATTACAACTATCAACAAGGAATCGGAAGGATTATGGAAAATTATCACTATCTACATTTTTACATAAACATAACGTCCCTTAGACATACTTACAACAAAATCCTCATTAGTTATACCATATTATCTGGACGGGAGGAACTCAGAAATTCAAGTTTATTCAGGCAAACCGAATCCCTATGTAACGAAATTTACCAAAATCTACAACAAATTGCACCCCtaaccgaaagggttaaaagaggATTAATAAATGGATTGGGTACAGTAATCAAGTACATTTTCGGAAACCCGGATGCTGATGATCTTgacaaaataaacaattatttgacTTCGCTCGAACGCCAACAACACGAAGACATATTAACTCTTGGTAAAACAGTAAGCATTATAAATACGATAAGTAATACCATAAATGGAAACACAGAAATGattaacaaaaatttacaaaatcttgCAAACGCTCTTAGTGAACAAAGTACGCGACTTGACCTCTTCGAAGCCATTATTACCCttgttcgagcgtcgaacgagtcatctagaaatttctagatcgcttccttcgtctctgctgttcgttccgccggcctccagccatctcactcgctccgttggccgacgtagcgagccgactgggctgctaGACCGGCGGGCGACGACGGGGACGAaggaaccataatataaatatgccgccgcatacttgctttttctttatactcggcttagcgtacaagtttagcagaaattcgaacaatctgcttcggttagcaagaactgttaaacttttctttggatttctctttattcaaatacaattctcaGAATCAAAGATCCTCCGTGATCACTTCGCACCTTTTCTATACGCGGTTGCTCCATCGGAAGGTATCGCTTCGGCACggtcgcgcaccggcaaaaaCTTTCTTCCGAATCCGTTCcctaacccctttcccggttaaggggcgaaacgatcaaacattggtccttcgagccggattttTGCGGTCAACGAACGTTCTTCCACGTCGCGAGTGAGTGGTGCCAGTGACGATTTCTGGGAAATTGCGGCTGGACTCCAACGCGGGAGGATTGACTCGCCGCCTCAAGACCGGACTCCACGAACAAATCAACCAGGCCTCGGAAAAGGGAGTCAAAGGGAGAAAGATAAGTCCCattctttatttaaatcatttctcTTACCGTAACGGTCCTGCCGTGACGTCACCCGCTTGGGCGTTGTCTCCTGAGGTCGAGCCTGTGTTTGTAAATGCTTCGGAACGTCTTGAACTTCGAGTCAACAGTCGGTGCTTCTAACGGTTTTCGGAAACGCCCTGATCTGAAAAGGGAAGAATTACGATGCCTTCGACTGAATACGTGGATATTTTACGGGAACAGGAGGAACTCGGACGTTGGATCCAACGGTTTTGGACTAACCTTTGTAAATTGGGTAGGGAAAAAATTACGCGGGCAGTTTTGGAACAGCGTACAGGTCTCCTTGAGCGATATTGGGATGCGTTTTTAAATGGTCACCGTCAACTGTTGCGATTCAAAGAAGCCGAGGACAGTGCTTACGTAGACCAAGACCGCTTTTCTACCATCGAAGAAGCTTATCTTCAGGTCGCGGCTCAGATGGCGCAGTACCAAGAGGACCTCGCGAATGCGGGTCCCTCGTGTGGAGTACAAGCGCCTCCAGACCCGCCGGCAAAGCCGCAATTGCCAAAGATACAATTACCTACCTTCTCGGGAGACCCCCTGCAGTGGGagagtttccgagatcttttcCGGAGCCTCGTTCACAGCGTTCCCAATCTTCCAGATGTACAGAAATTGCTGTACCTGAAGACGGCCTTGACCGGGGAAGCGGCGGAGGTCATCCAAAATACGCCAATCACCGATGCTGGATACCAAGGAGCCTGGGAGGATCTGGAGCAGCGGTACGGGAATTTGCGTCTTCTGTCTTTCTCGCACCACCGGGCTCTTCTCTCCTGCCCTCCCGCGCAACAGCAGTCTGCCGCGGAATTGAAAAGGCTGTTAGATACATTCAGACAATCGATCAGGGCGTACACGGCGCTAAACAAACCGGTACCTCAATGGGATGAGTGGTTTGTTTATTTCTTAAGCCAAAAATTGGACAAAACCACCCACCTGGCCTGGGAAACCTCTCTTGCTGATAGTCGTGACATCCCGTCGTTCCGACAGCTTtctcttttcctagaaaatcGCATCCAAGCGCTGGATGCTGCTCAGGCGGCCGACCCCGTGTTGCATCCCGCAACAACCAAAGGTGCCCTGGCTAAAACAAAAAAGGAGGCGTCTGTAAAACGGTCTAATGTCGCAGTCTTAGCTGCATCGGCTAAGAGTCCCGCCCCCCGTAAGTGCCCCTCGTGTGCAGGAAATCATAACTTTGCTTATTGTTCTAAGCTAAAGGCGCTCCCACCACGGCGCCGGAAGGAGCGAGCGCAACAACtacaggcgtgttttaactgcttGACTGTTGGCCACGACTCGAACAAGTGCCCATCCAGCCAAGTCTGCTTAGCGTGCGGCAACAAGCACCACACGCTCCTCCATGATGCGATGGCGAGTCCCGCTAAGAGTGCACCCACGGCCAAAGGAGACGCTCCAACATCTCCACCGCCAGCGGTTTTTTCCGACATCGAAGAAAAAAACGTAGCTGCCTCCTTCGCCTGTTCAGCTACCACTCGACCCGCCGCGCTCTTAGCAACGGCCAAGGTGAGGGTGGAGGCACCATCAGGGGAACACCTAGAGGTCAGAGCCCTGCTAGACACCGGTTCGGACACGTCGCTGGTATCGGGTTGGGTAGCTCAAGCGCTCCGTTTGCCACGGCGGGCGGTTAGCGTCGCCATCTCAGGAGTACAGGAGAATGAGAGTGGACTGGCGAAAAGCgaagtttccttttctttgcgCTCTCGTCTGGACCCCAGCTTTCACTTGTCGGTTCGTGCGTTGGTGCTGCGGAAACTGACGGCGTTGCTCCCAGCTCGAGCAGTGCAACCACAGTCTTGGCCGCACCTTCAAGGAGTGGTTCTCGCCGATCCTGAATATGGAGTACCCTCTCGTGTTGACTTGATCCTAGGAGCTGATATTTGTGGAGTTTTGTTACAGGACGAGTCGAGGGTTGGACCGATGGGTACCCCAACGGCGCGGCGTACGCCTCTTGGGTGGGTACTGATGGGCCCTGTCTCTGATGCCAAAGGACCTAGCAGCAAGGCAGTCGTCCACAGCCTTCATTGCCAAACGGACGACTCAACGAATAGGCTGCTTCGGCGCTTTTGGGAGCTCGAGGAGCTACACGAACAGCCCCCGTTATCACCCGAGGACCGAGAATGTGAGCGGCACTTTCGAGAGACGCACTATCGGGACGAAACAGGCCGCTACTCGGTGCACCTACCTTTCAAATTGGATCCAAGCCTCGCCCTGAAGCCCAGCAGATCGACGGCGCTAAAGCTGCTGCTCAGCTGTGAGCGCAAGTTGGCGTCCAACGAAGCCTGGCGAGACAAGTACTCGCAGTTCATGGACGAGTACGCGGCCTTGAGTCACATGGAGGCGGTACCGGAATCTGCGGTTCAGGATCCAGCCTACTATCTACCGCACCATGCTGTGGCGAAGCGATACGACCCTACTGGCAAAATCAGGGTCGTCTTCAATGCCTCCTTTCGCACCGCCACGGGATCCTCTCTCAACGACTGCCTGCTGTCTGGACCGAAACTACAGTCAGACCTCTGGATGATTTTAACACGATGGCGCCTTTTTCGAGTAGTATTTACCTCGGATATTGTTAAAATGTTTCGGCAGATTCGAGTAGACCCGGCGGACGCAGACTGGACCAGGATACTTTGGCGCTCCAGACCCGATCAACCTGTACAAGACTTCAGGCTCAAGACCGTCACCTATGGCACAGCCTGCGCGCCCTTCCTTGCGCTGCGGGTGTTGGTCCAACTAGCGGCAGACGAAGAGGAGCGTTTTCCGCTGGGAGCGGTCGCAATTCGTCGGCATTCGTATGTGGATGATATCCTTGCCGGAGCCGACGACGAGGAAGCAGCTCTGGAATTACGACGACAGGTCATCTCCATCCTGCAATCGGGAGGCTTCGATCTGAGTAAATGGGCATCGAATAAGCCGAGCTTACAGGAAGCGGAAGAAAGTCAAGCCTGCGTGTTCCAGGACCACACTGGAGTCAGTACCTTGGGAGTCGTCTGGAGGCCAACCACGGACACCTTCTCCTTGCGTGTCCTTCCACCCCTCAAAGAGCCCTCCCGATACACAAAAAGGCGTATCCTCTCGGAAGTAGCCAGTCTCTTCGACCCCTTGGGATGGGCGGCCCCTGTTTTAATTTTCGCAAAGATTCTCATGCAGGACCTCTGGATAATTGGCGCAGAGTGGGATGAGGACTTACCTGACCAACTGCTTTCCGCATGGAAAACCTTCCGGACGACGCTGAGCCAACTCGATGCTTTGGCCATTCCTCGCTGGACGAACTACTCAGCAGACTCGGCGCAACTGGATCTGCACGGGTTCTGCGATGCCTCCCAGCGAGCTTATGCAGCCGTCGTCTACCTGCGAGTGTCCAAGGGAGAAGTCAGCGTGACCACACTGCTTGTGGCAAAAACCAAGGTCGCTCCGGTCAAAGCCGTTAGCATACCACGCCTGGAATTATGCGGCGCCGTGCTTCTTTCCAAATTAATTGCGGAAGTACAAAGGGGATTGAACGTACCAGCAACCATCACGGCTTGGACGGACTCTAGCGTTACCCTCCACTGGATCCGAGGGCATGCCTCGACCTGGAAGCCGTTTGTTGCTCACAGAGTAGCCACTGTGCAGTCCAATGTTCCGCCTCAAAATTGGAGACACGTGGCTACCAAACACAACCCTGCGGACTTGGCAACAAGAGGGATAACGCCGTCGGAGCTCCTATCGTCGCAGCTTTGGTGGAGGGGACCCTCCTGGCTCATCAACCCCCCCGATCAGTGGCCTGCATCACCACTAGGAAAGGTTGAGGAGGCCGACTTGGAGCAGGGCCGAGTACAAATCTACCTAGCAAAGGAAAACGAGGAGGACGATCTCTTAACAAGGTTTTCAAGCTTGACACGCCTAACTGCCGTTATTGCTCTCTGCTTTAGATTTCATCGACTTACAAGGAAGCTGACCACCGAAACCGGGTTCATCCGGGCTTCGGAGCGAGACGCTGCTCTGCGGATCGCTATCGGCCTAGCACAGAAGTCCAACTTCCACGCAGAGGTCGACCAGCTCCGGCAGCACAAAGAGGTACGGCGATCGTCGACCCTCATCGCCTTGAGGCCCTTCCTGGATGACCAAGGGCTGCTACGCGTCGGAGGCCGCCTGGACCAAGCCTCCCTTCCCTATAATGAGAGGCACCCTTACATCATCGGGAAGAAAAATCCGTTGGCTACTCTTTTGGTGCGAGATGCCCATCTCCGTACTTTACACGGAGGACCACAACTCACCAGGAGCCTGCTGGCGCGACGCTACTGGATCATCCATGGCCGCTCTCTAGTGCGAGACGTCATTAAGGGGTGCGTAAAATGTGCTCGCTACAGTGGAAGGCCGACCACGCAGTTGATGGGCCCCTTACCGATCGAGCGCATCACTCCCCGCCGACCCTTCCTTTCTACGGGAGTGGACTACGCAGGACCGGTGAAGCTGCGAACATCACCAGGAAGAGGACACAAATCCTACAAGGGATATATAGCGCTGTTCATTTGCCTTAGTACTCGCGCGATTCATCTGGAAGCTGTCTCAGATCTTACCTCTGCCTCATTCCTAGCCGCTTTTCGCAGGTTCATCAGTCGCCGAGGCCGCTGCGCCACGATGTTGAGCGATAATGGGACCGTCTTCCACGGAGCGGACCGGGAGTTGCGCAACATGTTCCGCGGCGCTTCCGCCTTCTACCTAAACGCCGCAGCTTCGCTGGCAGCCGAAGGCACGGATTGGAGCTTCATCCCTCCGTATGCTCCGCACTTCGGGGGCCTATGGGAGGCAGGAGTTAGAACGGTTAAACATCATTTGCGAAGAATCGTCGAAAACGCCACGCTTACCTTCGAGGAGATGACGACGCTTCTGTGCCAGGTGGAAGCTTGCGTAAATTCACGGCCGCTACATCCACTTTCCGACGACCCCTCGGACCTGTCGGCATTAACACCCGGACACTTTTTAATCGGTGAACCCACTTGTATCGTTCCGGATCCAGAATCCGACTCGCATGATATTTCTCTTATTTCGCGCTGGCGACAAATATCTGCATTACGTTCTCACTTTTGGCACAGGTGGAGGCGGGAATATCTGCAGCATTTGCAGCAACTTCCCAAGTGGCGTCAGCAGAAGGAGAACCTGAAGCTGGGGACGCTAGTGTTACTACGCGACGAGTTGCAACCACCGGCAAAATGGCCGATGGGCCGGGTTGAAGCCCTTCATCCAGGGCCAGATGGACGAGTAAGAGTAGCCACCTTGAAAACTACTAGCGGTTCCGTCACCAGACCAATCGTCAAGTTGTGCCCCCTCCCGGTGCCCTCTGCTGACGTCACTTCACCTACTTCCACGTAAATTTTCCGTTTCGCGCGTGGAGAAAAAATTTATATCGTCATGGCGGGCGGTTTGACGCCGGAATCGATTTAATCACTTATATATGTTCTTTagtataattacttacctttgtaTTACGTTAGTTGTAAGTCTTTAATTTTTATGCACCTAGCACTGTGTTCAACGGTTTGATGCACGTAACTTTACGGTTCACATTAAGGTTAGCTTTATGAATGGATTTGTTTGATGCATGAGTGCTTCTTGCTTTCTGCTTCTTTGCCGTCCAAAGAAGGCGGGCGGTatgttcgagcgtcgaacgagtcatctagaaatttctagatcgcttccttcgtctctgctgttcgttccgccggcctccagccatctctctcgctccgttggccgacgtagcgagccgactgggctgcCAGACCGGCGGGCGACGACGGGGACGagggaaccataatataaatatgccgccgcataCTTGCTTTTCTTATATACTCGGCTTAGCGTACAAGTTTAGCagaaattcgaacaatctgcttcggttggcaagaactgttaaacttttctttggatttcgctttattcaaatacaattctcaGAATCAAAGATCCTGCGTGATCACTTCGCACCCTTTTCTATACGCGGTTGCTCCATCGGAAGAtatcgcttcggcaaggtcgcgcaccggcaaaaactttctgccaaatccgttctctaacccctttcccggttaaggggcgaaacGATCAAACAGTATGTTTATAGTAGTATGTGTGGGCCGCGTCCTGCGGTAATGCAATACAGGTGCGACCCGTGTCGGAGTCGGAGCAAGCTCCGAAATCCGACCGTTTTCAAAAATGAGATTAATATTCTGACTCCCCA carries:
- the LOC117611284 gene encoding uncharacterized protein LOC117611284 yields the protein MPSTEYVDILREQEELGRWIQRFWTNLCKLGREKITRAVLEQRTGLLERYWDAFLNGHRQLLRFKEAEDSAYVDQDRFSTIEEAYLQVAAQMAQYQEDLANAGPSCGVQAPPDPPAKPQLPKIQLPTFSGDPLQWESFRDLFRSLVHSVPNLPDVQKLLYLKTALTGEAAEVIQNTPITDAGYQGAWEDLEQRYGNLRLLSFSHHRALLSCPPAQQQSAAELKRLLDTFRQSIRAYTALNKPVPQWDEWFVYFLSQKLDKTTHLAWETSLADSRDIPSFRQLSLFLENRIQALDAAQAADPVLHPATTKGALAKTKKEASVKRSNVAVLAASAKSPAPRKCPSCAGNHNFAYCSKLKALPPRRRKERAQQLQACFNCLTVGHDSNKCPSSQVCLACGNKHHTLLHDAMASPAKSAPTAKGDAPTSPPPAVFSDIEEKNVAASFACSATTRPAALLATAKVRVEAPSGEHLEVRALLDTGSDTSLVSGWVAQALRLPRRAVSVAISGVQENESGLAKSEVSFSLRSRLDPSFHLSVRALVLRKLTALLPARAVQPQSWPHLQGVVLADPEYGVPSRVDLILGADICGVLLQDESRVGPMGTPTARRTPLGWVLMGPVSDAKGPSSKAVVHSLHCQTDDSTNRLLRRFWELEELHEQPPLSPEDRECERHFRETHYRDETGRYSVHLPFKLDPSLALKPSRSTALKLLLSCERKLASNEAWRDKYSQFMDEYAALSHMEAVPESAVQDPAYYLPHHAVAKRYDPTDSSRPGGRRLDQDTLALQTRSTCTRLQAQDRHLWHSLRALPCAAGVGPTSGRRRGAFSAGSGRNSSAFVCG